The genomic stretch AAACttgtttcttccaaaatatccatagcatatttccgTTGAGAAATCATCAAACCATCTATAGATTGGgctacctcaatacccaagaaATAACGAAGCttaccaagatcttttgtctgaaATTGATTTGAGAGATGTTGCTTTAACTGGAGTATACCCTGCTGATCACTACCAgttatgacaatatcatctacatacacaataagataaatacaccCTTGGACTGAGTGACGATAAAAAAACAGAATGGTCTGGTTCACTACGGACCATACCAAATTGTTGTACTACAGTGCTGAATCTGCCAAACCAAGCTCTCGGAGAttgcttaagaccataaagagacATGTGTAACCTACACACCATATTCGATGACTCCTCCTGAGCAACAAATCCAGGTGGTTActccatatatacttcctcttcaagatcaccatgtaaaaaagcattttttatgtcaagttgatgaagaggcCAATGTCGAATGGATGCAATGGCTAGAAGAAGTCTAACAGATGTCATCTTGGCTACAGGCGAGAAGGTATCACTATAATCCAATCCAATATGAGTGTATCCTTTGGCTACCAAGCGAGCTTTAAATCGATCAATCTTACCATCTGGACCAACCTTCAATGTATAAATCCAACGACAACCTACTAAAGATCTCCCATGGGGTAGAGGAACCAGTTCCCAGGTACCACTGCTTTGAAGAGcacacatttcatcaatcattgCTTGCCTTCACTCAGGGTGAGACAATGCTTCACATGGAGTTTTAGGAATAGAAacagaagacaaagaagacaaacaagtatactacaaaggggaaagacgatgataacataaatcaatataatgTGGAGAAGGATTTCGTGTTTGACGTATACCTTTTCGAAGGGCAATCGGAAGATCGGACTCAGGTTGCAGGATCAGATCCGGTGATGTCGGAGGCATCGGAGGAGAGTCTGCAATGACCTCAAGGATAGGTATGACCTCAAGGACAGGTATGACCTCAGGGACAGGGATGACAGGCGTTGGGTGACGACGCTGATATGTTTGAAGTGGTCGAGAAGTGGGTGGGTCAGGAGCCCTAGACTGATGGGGGTAATGGTAGGCGGGACATTAATAACTACCGGAAAAGATGTGGGAGTACTTTCTTGAATGGGTTCTGGAGTTACGTGACTAGACTCGAAATATGGAACTGACTCGAAGAAGGTAACATCGGCCGATACTGGGTACCGTTGTAGAGTATGTTAATAACAACGATAACCTTTTTGGCATCGATGATAACTAAGAAAGACACACTTTAGTGATCGAGCTAAGAGTTTATCAAGACCAGGAGAGAGATTGTGTACAAAACATGTGGACCCAAAGACTCGGGGAGGAATTGGGTGAAGTGGGGAATTGGGAAAAAGGATTGAATGAGGAATTTTATTGTTAAGGACAGATGAGGGCATGCGATTTATAAGATAATATGTTGTTAGCACACCATCCCCCCAAAACCGAAGTGGAACATTACCATGGAGAAGTAGGGTCCGAGTGGTTTCTACAAGATGCCGATTTTTACGTTCCGCTACCccgttttgttgaggtgtgtgagGGCAAGATGTTTGATGGAGAATACCATTGCGTGACATGAAATTCTAAAATTGTTGGGATAAATATTCACGGGCATTGTCACTTCTTAAGGTACGGATAGACACACCGAATTGAGTTCTTATTTCTTGATAGAATTGTTCAACAATAGAAAATAATTCAGATCTATTCTTCATTAAAAATAACCACGTGCAAcgtgaaaaatcatcaataaaggtgacaaaatacctagactcaagagtagagacagtacgcgagggaccccaaacatcggtgtgaactaaagcaaaaggggACGAAGCTCGTTTATTGACTCGATTGGGAAACTGGCCACGAGTGTGTTTCCGTAGTTGACACGACTCACAATGTAAATTAGATACCTTCGATAAATTTGGCACCAACTTATGTAGTTTGGAAAGACTGGAATGACCTAACTGAACATGGATAGTGAGTGGAGAATCTTTGGCTGAGCATGTCTGAGATGACACAGAGAGGTAATAAAGGCCTTGAGACTCACATCCGACACCAATTGTTTGTCCCGAACTCCGATCCTGCAGGGTAACATTATTATTAGTGAAAGTGACACTACAATCAAGAGAACGAGTTAAACGACTGACTGAAAAtaaattaaatggacaattagGTACATAGAGGACAGAAGTAACCGAGAGAGAAGGTAGAATTCGAACAGTACCAATCCCTTCGGATCGGGTTTGAGAATCATTGGCAGAAGTTATAGTAGGTAAGAAACCGGATGTAGAGAGGGGAGATAAAAGATTTTTATTACCGGTAACATAATCAAACGCACCAAAATCAAAGACCTAagatccaagagaagatgattgAGAGAGACAAGCAGGTGAATTACCAATGTGTGCTACCGAAGCAGTAGAATCTAAGTTCTGATAATTCTGATACCACTTGAGGAAATCATCGTAGTTTGGCGTAAAGTTACGAGGAGTAGCCGTGAGTATCGGATCTGAAACAATTGCCCTATGGAGAGTGGAGCGGTTGAAAAATTGCCGGGATTGGCCGTCAGATGTGTTGTCACGTGCGGAGGTTTCTGCCGATGAAAAGTGGGGAACGGCTGGATCGGAAGAGGCGCTTCTACTGGTAGGTTACCGAAGAATTTTGAAAAGTGAGAGGCAAACCGGAGTGATGACACGGTTTGCAAAAAAAAACAGAGTGATGACACGGTTTGCAACAAAAGAAAAATCTCACCGGAAGACAGTGGGTCAACCGGGTAAAGCACGACGAAGAAAGAATTGCCTCTTAGCAGACTCTAGATACCATGTTGAAATACAAGAGACTgagagacatttgaataaactGTGTGTTTTGAAAAACATTACGGAGACTTTATTATAAAGAGAGATtataactaattacatgatatagtcgatgtgggactatttgatatacaaatattcttaatattatatttacaaatatcaacagAATATAACAACGCTTAAATACCAAATTTATTCGATATCAAGTCAACTGTTTAAGGATGAATTGGGATTCGAGAATTCATGATATCCTACTTATTTATTTATAATAAGTAGTGAATTCAAATTCCTCAATGAATATGAAACTCCGTTTTTTCTATGTCGatgaataactttttctatggatGTTTTATTCTTTAGAAGGTAAGAGAAAAGATAAAACtaaaaataaagtattaaattgAATTATTAATCCATATTCAAGTTTGAAACTCATGTAATTAACCTCTTTTCTTGTTATCTTGTTATTAACTTTATAGAAGATTAAAAGAATTAACTTATTATTAAGTCCATAGAAGATCAAAAGAATTGACCGTTGACCGTTGAGCTATCTTCATTGTTAAAAATATATTCGCTTAAATTTTTACACACATATTAAGAAACACAATAATACTGTCATAAGATATTACTCTTTTACTAACTTAACTATAACTTCGCCATATTAATTAATGTGTTAGAAGTAGTGTATCAAATAATAATTATATGACAATTGAAAAAAGAACATTCATATGATTAGAAAATGAGAATGACAGTTCTTTAAAAAAAGAATTTATTTATTAAAACGACAAATTTAAAGTGAAAAGAGTAGTACGCAAGAAGGAACTACAAAATGTGTGATCATAATCACTGTCTAATAAATAGAAATCTGAAATGCATATCGATAGAGATACATTTTTTATATTTATCTACGAGatacattttttttaaataaaatttaggtacaatttaattgaattgtacttaatatattaaaaaaaaatcattccGAGCACTTTACTATTCTCCGTTTCTTTTTAATTGTAGTTTGagtaaaaaaaattgttttttttaattgacgttttcaaaaaaatttaaaatttgagGTAACATTAATAGTCGTTTTGTCAAAATTACTCCTAATTACTTattaaaaagagaaaaaaaaataataaataattaaaaatattatagATAAAAAGACAATCATTATGTAAAAAATAAATCATTATTTAAAAAGTAGTAAAAATTATTAACTTTCTTAATATgcataaaaaaaattaaaaaagaacGGAGGGAGTATTTTACAAGAAAATTGATTTACTTTGtcaaaaaattatttttcaaagTTTATGTAATTTTTGTTGACAAAATATTAAATTTAGAGTCAAATGTGGGAAAAAAGATTTAAAGCTATCAAACAAAGGTTTAGAGGTATGAAAGTAGCTCTTTTGAGTGTTGACATTTTCATTCTCCTCATTTTAAGAGGCAATTTTCTCATAACAAAAGATAACAGTTATGAAGAGTCATTGTGATGGAAAGAAGATTTAAAGCTATAAACAAAGGTTTAGAGGTATGAAAATAGCTCTTTTGAGTCTTAGACATTTTCAATGTGTTCATTTTAAGAATTTTCTTATGGTGATTAACAAATAAAGCCAacataaattttaaaaatataataaaattgtTTTCGCAGTATAAACATTGTCTAAAATGCATTCAACTTATGTCATCAAAATATGAGGAAAGAGGTAAACCAAGttcattaaaaaaacaaaaaagcTGAATTGAgttaattttaaaaataaaatatattaaaaagAACAAAACCAAATATTATCATTTACAACTTGAAAACAATATTCATTTATAAGCCTCTCCAGGGTAACATATAGTTCATTTATATTCATGTAGCACTTTCATATATAAAACGTGTTATAACTCTTGAAGTTGTGGAAGAATATATTCACACCAAAAAATGTCAGTGATTTATTGACAGATTTATCACGATGGATCGGAACTCTGGATGTTATGTTTGGTTATTTTAGTACAATCAAATGGTCCAatctcttgatttttcttcaCCTGTAAACCATAATGAAACAAAGAAATAAGCCATATACAACAATACATCATCAAAATAAAAAGCATATAGTCACCATGAACGAATTGAGAAAGTAACATTAATAATATGCAACTTTCTGATTGAGATAACCCTATAAACACATTTGTGTATGAAACTTTACCAAAGTGATATCAATGGTTGAGAATGGAGATTGGGGGGCTTTGGTGAAATGAAAAAGGTTGATACAGGGCCAGTGAAAAGGCATTTGTAAAGGATGTGAAATTCCATAAATGTTCCAGTCAACCTAATTCTAATGGGTTATCTAATCACAAAAATACAAATATCAAATGCCTAGTTCTAGTATTTACTTTTTTGAAGTTAATAATTGAATTCATAGAAATTATACACGAACAAGTGAGATTGCAAAACAATCTTACGCTTTGAATTTGAATCAAATCTAGATACTGAAGAATGGACCTACCGGTGACCAAGGGTTCGGTTCATTCTGGACTTTGTCAGGAGGAGAGTTTTGTACAGCGCCACTCTTCATCATTAAAATCTCCTGCAGACGCAACAAATAAGATGAATCCAACATGGCAAAAATCACCACATTGCAAAGAACTAATTGCTTTATGTAAAGTCAGGAGCCTTAACCTtaaaaacaagtttgattccacTGCCATATGCAATTCAAACAATGCAAGTAAACATTTAACACAAACAATTACTAACAATTAGCTAACTTTGACAGTTTAAAAAATCAATGCAAACATACATAAACATAAATATTAAAAAGGGGGCGATGTTAAAGGCCAAAAAAATGGCAATGTAAGACTtcaaaacagaaaaacaagttGGCATGAAATACTTTGTCAGGAAAAGAAACTTAGTAATTAGGGATTAAAAGTATTGATGTTAGCTTAAGAAATTTGAGTCACCTCTCCAGCTGCTTCTATTGCAGCTAACCATTCCTCAGTAAAGGGAGCAACATTCAGTGGAGGCTTCGCTATCGGAACTTCCTGCTTGGTTTTAGTTGCATCTATTTCGCTGCCACTCACAAAATTAACATTGGTCACTCAATATGTAACGCTTCAAAACTGTCTTAGATTTAAAATGGAGGCTGCCAAAACATAGATGAACAAAAGTTATACAACAAAAATGATACTCACAGATGAATTATTTTGCCGTTGTCTTCTTCTGGAAAGTCGATTTTGTCTTTTGACTGACTTGCCATGTCAGTATTAGGAGACTTATCATTCTCAAAGACAGTAGTTACAGCTGCATCTGATAAACTTTCACTGTTCACTGAACCAACTTCATTACCTTGTAGGATTGTTTCAATGAAGATTGAATTATCTGAATCTAGTAACTTCGATTTTTCACTTAAAAGACATTGCTCCTCAGATTTCCAAGCAACTGCACTAGTAAAGGGGCCTTCACTCACTTGAATAGAAGAATCTAAATCAGCAGAAATAGCATTCCTATTGAGTTTCACTGAACTAACTTCGCTGCCTTCTGGGATTGTTGCGTTGAAGATTGAATTCTCTGAAGCTaataattttgatttttcacTTAAAAGACAGGGGCCTTCACTCACATCAATAGAAGAACCTAATTCAGCAGAAATAGCGTTCTCATTGAGTTTCATTGAACTAACTTCGCTGCCTTGTGGGATTGTTGCATTGAAGATTGAATTCTCTGAAGCTaataattttgatttttcacTTAAAAGACATGGATCTTCACTCACTTTAGTAGAAGAATCAAATTCAGCAGAAATAACATTCTCGAGTTGAATTTCAACTGAAGGAGATATATCTAATGAACCTTCTTCTGCACCGTTGATTTGCAAAAGTTCCACTTTTTCATCGACACCTTGATTTCCATCTTTGTTTACAAGCATATCTGAACTTAGTAACTTTGAATTTTCACTTAAACTACACTGCTTCTCACATATCAAAGAAACTGCAGTTGAAAAGGGATCTTCACTCACTTCAATAGAAGAGTCAAATTCAGAAGAAAAAAAGTTCATATTGAGTTGAGTTTCAACTAAAGGCAGTATATCCGACAAACCTTCTTCAGCATCATTGATTTGCAAAAGTTCAACCTTGTCTTCCACATCATGATTTCCATCTTCTGCACCATTGATTTGCAAGAGTTCCACCTTTTCATCCACATCATGATTTCCATCTTCTACATCGTTGATTTGCAAAAGTTCCACCTTTTCATCCACATCATTGATTTGCAAAAGTTCCACCTTTTCGTCCACATCACAATTTCCATCGTCTGCACCATTGATTTGCAACAGTTCCACCTTTTCATCCACATCATGATTTCCATCTTCTGCACCATTGATTTGCAAGAGTTCCACCTTTTCATCCACATCATGATTTCCATCTTCTGCACCATTGATTTGCAAGAGTTCCGCCTTTTCATCCACGTCATGATTTCCATCTTCTACATCATTGATTTGCAAAAGTTCCACCGTTTTATCCACATCATTAATTTGCAAAAGTTCCACCTTTTCATCCACATCATTGATTTGCAAAAGTTCCACCTTTTCATCCACATCACGATTTCCATCTTCTGCACCATTGATTTGCAAGAGTTCCACCTTTTTATCCACGTCATGATTTCCATCTTCTACATCATTGATTTGCAAAATTTCCACCTTTTCATCCACATCATTAATTTGCAAAAGTTCCACCTTTTCATCCACATCATTGATTTGCAAAAGTTCCACCTTTTCATCCAAATCACGATTTCCATCTTCTGCACCAATGATTTGCAAGAGTTCCACCTTTCCATCCACATCATGATTTCCATCTTCTACATCATTGATTTGCAAAATTTCCACCTTTTCATCCACATCATTGATTTGCAAATGTTCCACCTTTTCATCCACATCATTGATCTGCAAAAGATCCACATTTTCATCCAAATCACAATTTCCATCTTCTGCACCATTGATTCGCAAGAGTTCCACCTTTTCATCCACATCATGATTTCCATCTTCCACATCATTGATTTGCAAAAGTTCCACCTTTTCATCTACATTATTGATTTGCAAAAGTTCCACCTTTTCATCCACATCACGATTTTTATCTTCTGCACCATTGATTTGCAAAAGTTCCACCTTTTCATCCACATCACGATTTCCATCTTCCGCCCCGTTGATTTGCAAGAGTTCCACCTTTTCATCCACGTCATGATTTCCATCTTCTACATCATTGAGTTGCAAAAGTTCCACCTTTTCATCCACATCATTGATTTGCAAAAGTTCCACCATTTCGTCCACATCATTTATTTGCAAAAGTTCCACCTTTTCGTCCACATCACGATTTCCATCTTCTGCACCATTGATTTGCAAGAGTTCCACCTTTTCATCCACATCATGATTTTCATCTTCTACATCATTGATTTGCAAAAGTTCCACCTTTTCATCCACATCCTTGATTTGCAACACAACATGATTTCCATCTTCTACATCATTGATTTGCAAAAGTTCCACCTTTTCATCCACATCATGATTTCCATCTTCTACATCATTGATTTGCAAGAGTTCCATCTTTTCATCCACATCATTGATTTGCAAAAATTCCGCCTTTTCATCCACATCATTGATTTGCAGAAGTTCCACCTTTCCATCGACATCATGATTTCCCTCTATGTTTACAGACATATCTTCAATATGATGATTGGTAGCATTGTGCTCATTGCTATGGAACCCGCATCCTTCAAATGCATCCTCAACTAAATTTTGCTCCTTGATTTCTGTAGATGAAACAATAACTTTTGGCAGAAAGTCACTATCCAAGTGAACATCCTGGGAATTTACAGCAACAACAGCACTAGACTTTTGAAACCCAGGAAGATAGGAATCTTCATTTATGTTATTATCATCTGCCAATGAAGATGCTGAAACAGTTATACAATTTTCACTCAACCTATCCAATTCAAACTCCGGAGTTCTATCACGGATTGCTTTTGAGTCAATAACCTGGTCACATTCCTTATCCACTGGGCTTCTCAGGATGAAACCTAATTGATCATCTACAGGAAGCTGACAGTCTTTGATCTCAATTATTTTAGATTCATCCTCAGAAGCGTCATTGATTCCTAGTATGGAATTTTCAGGAGAACCTTTGGAAAATAAGCTCGTCACATGAACTGGCTGAGAACTGTTCATATCAGAGATATTTTCTTTTTCCGGTCCAATTTCTTCTACACCACTAGGATTTAGAGCCTTGGGTTGGTCTGCCTGTAACTGCTGACTAACTGCGTCTAAATTACTTTGGGTGGTTTTTTTGCAATTGATTATGAGACTCTCGTTCAATAAATGCCCCTGTGCATCTCCTTCATATCTACCAAATTCATCAGCACCACAATTTACCTGTTCAGTATTCTTACACGGGGTTCCTTGTTTAGATCCTTCGGGGACAGTTTTGCAAAAATCATCAAGGCTAGAATTTAAAAGTGCAGTCTTGGCACTCTTGTATCCCTTAAACTCTCCTGAAAACTCTGCCTGTAGTATCAAACTTTCCTTGAAAGGCGGAATGTCACCGGTGGGCCCTTTGATTTGATCATCTTCATCTTGTCCTATGGTATTCTGCACAGTATTAGAAGTTCTCTGCATGATAGGAAAGAGCGTAGACTGTGGTTCCTGATATGAAGACCGGTCCCCATTTGACGTAACATCATATAACTTGTTATCCAGAGTGTGGTCGGCCTCTTTCTCCAACTGCTCATGTGTCTGACTCTTTTTAAGAAGTTCATTCTCATGTGTAGGTATTACCATGTTCTCCATGCTAGAAATGATCTCATTTTCATGTAGTTCTCCTTGCTCCTTGGATTTTAAGATGACATCATCAAGAATGTTTTCAACCTCTGCTTGCTTACTTATTATTTCAAAAATCGAAGAATCACAATCCCCTTCTACACCAGGCATCTGCTTATTGTCTATTTGCACGATTGCTTCTGGCTTGACATCTGAAAGGCTTAATTCCTTAGTGTCTGACACTTTCTCCAGAGTGTGGTCAGCCTCTTTCTCCAACTGCTCATGTGTCTGACTCTTTGTAAGAAATTCCTTTTCATGTGTAGGTAATACCATGTTCTCCATGCTAGAAATGATCTCATTTTCATGTAGTTCTCCTTGTTCCTTGGATTTTAAGATAACATCATCAAGAATGTTTTCAACCTCTGCTTGCTTACTTATTATTTCAAAAACCGAAGAATCACAATCCACTTCTACACCAGCCATCTGCTTATTGTCTATTTGCACGATTGCTTCTGGCTTGACATCTGAAAGGCTTAATTCCTTAGTGTCTGACACTTTCTCCAGAGTGTGGTCAGCCTCTTTCTCCAACTGCTCATGTGTCTGACTCTTCGTAAGAAATTCCTTTTCATGTGTAGGTAATACCATGTTCTCCATGCTTGAAATGATCTCATTTTCATGTAGTTCTCCTTGCTCCTTAGATTTTAAGATGACATCATCAAGAATGTTTTCAACCTCTGCTTGCTTACTTATTATTTCAAAAACCGAAGAATCACAATCCACTTCTACACCAGCCATCTGCTTATTGTCTATTTGCATGATTGCTTCTGGCTTGACGTCTGAAAGGCTTAATTCCTTAGTGTCTGACACTTTCTCCAGAGTGTGGTCAGCCTCTTTCTCCAACTGCTCATGTGTCTGACTCTTTGTAAGAAATTCCTTTTCACGTGTAGGTAATACCATGTTCTCCATGCTAGAAATGATCTCATTTTCATGTAGTTCTCCTTGTTCCTTGGATTTTAAGATGACATCATCAAGAATGTTTTCAACCTCTGCTTGCTTACTTATTATTTCAAAAATCGAAGAATCACAATCCACTTCTACACCAGCCATCTGCTTATTGTCTATTTGCACGATTGCTTCTGGCTTGACATCTGAAAGGCTTAATTCATTAGTGTCTGACATTTTCTCCAGAGTGTGGTCAGCGTCTTTCTCCAACTGCTCGTGTGTCTGACTCTTCGTAAGAAATTCCTTTTCATGTGTAGGTAATACCATGTTCTCCATGCTTGAAATGATCTCATTTTCATGTAGTTCTCCTTGCTCCTTAGATTTTAAGATGACATCATCAAGAATGTTTTCAACCTCTGCTTGCTTACTTATTATTTCAAAACTAGAAGAATCAAAATCCACTTCTACACCAGCCTTCTGCTTATTGTCTATTGGCACAATTGCTTCTGAGTTGACATCTGAATGGCTTAATTCCTTAGTACGATTCTTTGCTGCCCCTTTGACAATTTTGGACCTTGCTTCTTTAACAGAAACTGTTCCCAACTTCCTTAGTTTAGGAATGTTACTCTCTGAAGGTTTGCAGGGTATGGAGCTTTTCTGCAAGCTGTGTGAACCGGAAGCTTTTACCTGCAAAGCAAAAATAATAGGCATGGACGTGTGATCAATATGTGAGTGTCATTTTATTGATGCATGCTTCTAAATATGATATAGGGAAATGAACATAATAATCATACCTGAGAAAAGAAACCAATGGAGGGAGATGGCTTCCGTAGGCCTGATGATTTTATTGTCCCTGTTTGATGCGTTGTTTGATCCATTCTGGATGGTGGACGTAGTATGGAAACTGGGGTATCCTGTGCAGCAGGTCAAAAATATTTCAAGAGAATAATCAAATAATTTGTAGTTAAATAACAAAAAATACAAAATTGATGGAGTAAAAAATTGAATATTTGAGTAAGTACCCACCGAAAGTTTTCCAGCCTGCTTGGTAAGACTTCTACTAACAGAACACTTGTCAGCCATATCAACTTTAGGGATGCTTGGAACATATGTAGGATTTTTTGACAGGCTAGAGATGCTTGGTGTAGGATTTTTTGACATGCGAGGGATGCTTGGCGTAGGATTTTTTGATAGGCTAGGGATGCTTGGCGTAGGATTTTTTGGCAGGCCTAACATAATAAAAACGAGATCAATAAATTTGGGGACAGAAAAAAGAGGGATTTCACACTTCTGAAGTTAAGAATGCTGAAGTGAGAGATTCATTTTAAACGGAAAAGTGAAAAGTTAGTGATTGATTAAAAAAGCCAATAGTTGAGATTTCGATCATATGCATGTATTTTGACTAACAAACTACAAAGTTGTTTAAATTTCATCGTTGATCTTTGAATTGACTACTATAAAGTACTCACATTTTCCTTCTGAAGTGTATTCCTAGGTTTACAAGAGTTAAATCCAGAAAAAAGGATCAAATACAAACTACAGAACTTACTAGGATGTGCATTCTGATTTCTTTTTGAGGAACCTGAGCTCAACATTCCACTCCTAGTGGTAGTTGCATTTGCAGAAACATTGGATTTTGGTCCTGGTATCCCAGTGATTTTTGACTCTTTACTCGGCATTTTAGCGGTGTCAGTTATTTTTAGTTTTCAAAGGAGTTAAGGTAAGCACTTTCATTATTCAACAGAAATACATACAACTAAATTCCAGCACACACACACTAAAGAGACTCCACTCTGCAACAGTTTGAGTTAACTTCAAATTTATAAAATCACTTCAGCTAAAATAAGATTACAGTTTTTATTCATGAAAGTCTTTATAAAGTTTATAAAAGGTTATGGAGAAATTAAATGAGAAAAGTACCACAAAAAGTAAAGAAGCAGAAATTAATTACAACTTATTCAATATAAACTTTTTCTTTAAAAAACACATAGTTACAGTAAGATTCTTTCTACGTTTTTTCTCATAAGATTCTTCTTGACAAAGCTGACTGTTAATAAATATGCATCTAAACAAGCTTATAAAATCACTTCAGCTAAAATGAGTTTACAGTTTTTATTCATG from Lathyrus oleraceus cultivar Zhongwan6 chromosome 7, CAAS_Psat_ZW6_1.0, whole genome shotgun sequence encodes the following:
- the LOC127100429 gene encoding uncharacterized protein LOC127100429 isoform X26; translation: MPSKESKITGIPGPKSNVSANATTTRSGMLSSGSSKRNQNAHPSLPKNPTPSIPSLSKNPTPSIPRMSKNPTPSISSLSKNPTYVPSIPKVDMADKCSVSRSLTKQAGKLSDTPVSILRPPSRMDQTTHQTGTIKSSGLRKPSPSIGFFSQVKASGSHSLQKSSIPCKPSESNIPKLRKLGTVSVKEARSKIVKGAAKNRTKELSHSDVNSEAIVPIDNKQKAGVEVDFDSSSFEIISKQAEVENILDDVILKSKEQGELHENEIISSMENMVLPTHEKEFLTKSQTHEQLEKDADHTLEKMSDTNELSLSDVKPEAIVQIDNKQMAGVEVDCDSSIFEIISKQAEVENILDDVILKSKEQGELHENEIISSMENMVLPTREKEFLTKSQTHEQLEKEADHTLEKVSDTKELSLSDVKPEAIMQIDNKQMAGVEVDCDSSVFEIISKQAEVENILDDVILKSKEQGELHENEIISSMENMVLPTHEKEFLTKSQTHEQLEKEADHTLEKVSDTKELSLSDVKPEAIVQIDNKQMAGVEVDCDSSVFEIISKQAEVENILDDVILKSKEQGELHENEIISSMENMVLPTHEKEFLTKSQTHEQLEKEADHTLEKVSDTKELSLSDVKPEAIVQIDNKQMPGVEGDCDSSIFEIISKQAEVENILDDVILKSKEQGELHENEIISSMENMVIPTHENELLKKSQTHEQLEKEADHTLDNKLYDVTSNGDRSSYQEPQSTLFPIMQRTSNTVQNTIGQDEDDQIKGPTGDIPPFKESLILQAEFSGEFKGYKSAKTALLNSSLDDFCKTVPEGSKQGTPCKNTEQVNCGADEFGRYEGDAQGHLLNESLIINCKKTTQSNLDAVSQQLQADQPKALNPSGVEEIGPEKENISDMNSSQPVHVTSLFSKGSPENSILGINDASEDESKIIEIKDCQLPVDDQLGFILRSPVDKECDQVIDSKAIRDRTPEFELDRLSENCITVSASSLADDNNINEDSYLPGFQKSSAVVAVNSQDVHLDSDFLPKVIVSSTEIKEQNLVEDAFEGCGFHSNEHNATNHHIEDMSVNIEGNHDVDGKVELLQINDVDEKAEFLQINDVDEKMELLQINDVEDGNHDVDEKVELLQINDVEDGNHVVLQIKDVDEKVELLQINDVEDENHDVDEKVELLQINGAEDGNRDVDEKVELLQINDVDEMVELLQINDVDEKVELLQLNDVEDGNHDVDEKVELLQINGAEDGNRDVDEKVELLQINGAEDKNRDVDEKVELLQINNVDEKVELLQINDVEDGNHDVDEKVELLQINGAEDGNRDVDEKVELLQINDVDKTVELLQINDVEDGNHDVDEKAELLQINGAEDGNHDVDEKVELLQINGAEDGNHDVDEKVELLQINGADDGNCDVDEKVELLQINDVDEKVELLQINDVEDGNHDVDEKVELLQINGAEDGNHDVEDKVELLQINDAEEGLSDILPLVETQLNMNFFSSEFDSSIEVSEDPFSTAVSLICEKQCSLSENSKLLSSDMLVNKDGNQGVDEKVELLQINGAEEGSLDISPSVEIQLENVISAEFDSSTKVSEDPCLLSEKSKLLASENSIFNATIPQGSEVSSMKLNENAISAELGSSIDVSEGPCLLSEKSKLLASENSIFNATIPEGSEVSSVKLNRNAISADLDSSIQVSEGPFTSAVAWKSEEQCLLSEKSKLLDSDNSIFIETILQGNEVGSVNSESLSDAAVTTVFENDKSPNTDMASQSKDKIDFPEEDNGKIIHLEIDATKTKQEVPIAKPPLNVAPFTEEWLAAIEAAGEEILMMKSGAVQNSPPDKVQNEPNPWSPVKKNQEIGPFDCTKITKHNIQSSDPS